A window from Brachyhypopomus gauderio isolate BG-103 chromosome 6, BGAUD_0.2, whole genome shotgun sequence encodes these proteins:
- the tcf20 gene encoding uncharacterized protein tcf20 isoform X1 yields the protein MQNFPNSPAPPPGFPSRGGNMVSSLYPPHVSEPQISPRTTEDYGALQSHSQHLHMRAQHPVQVPHIHGYGSRRGTGEIHHSGNSSSSYRKESMDYYFSVSGRDRNRRGGGAYGAGFGYSNMDGPIPHQYRHVSGSGSSSGLMSAYPMDYSASASSSNSAAASFSPSQQFSVSAVPPASGADVHQHQASQKYPSHQGHHQGHRTYSLPGHRIPSQFGHYPSLNAPTASAGMYNSPPQRYDTSSTGSMDSKINNSPTQSNPNSSTGSATSNNSGHHENVTQNYPSSSHPPYSPQSHPAHKHASRRTSQHSLGAGYDGYDASLKMQHVPPGHAHPKNPQSSVSLSPTTPLHSSQDISRSPMHSQNQQTHVSQNFSPVSNPSPAPSVIHSPSYSSSSSPLTGVSEGNTAPPSCPSVQAPSQSSLLHPRGCRSHARPSQTMTQLSPTPSSNSSISSCGSSAGSKATGMNANALNQHRMGVGCRGGQREEGTSSLYPQDKISQDPGLNSLNALTSQVANLPNTVQHMQLTDTVLSQKKSKDSSHQPNSQHSAANQLKPRNTSIAGHSSANEDSGDILGSKPEEVRKDHTNQSELEKVRPTGGAGTEVKPASCYSAPQSQIHQEQSRPGLHVHVKSRVTEASGKQSCSQVSKPFDKTSETQIPSSSSPPSAEPSPDAPACPPSSALLISRSSPTQHTRPNYTAELDHSHSDDRSGLKNKNNPDIKDERNTVEPEELPNQEPDQGKHIQNIVSVKVEHSSPTKQNNSDKNENKSNTQHFSRKTLSSPEQSNVGVIGVIVSARSEQNPEATKHTEAMSPHCAANYHLGKLGYSDEKHSINMFRDSGSHNGNGDTSVETYTAPYDVSPKIELGQSVSSNHCHLGPYKYGTSEMPYNTCTGVKNKGRAGVVGPRYQDYHHTQSNFGSGARKDAGVLAVGGRSGIGPRGQESHSQLQQPYPSLLQEVLQGYHLDRRYGRSEQASTVHHQPQNMSQPHYHTRLPYRMIESIRSHGMSQSVMGGASIHPQMALGKPHTHSQSQEAEHEMVLGLLHPPWDSEAQKPKVDHGMSLEKGTTVSPSNAALLQQCSDASAGPAKHINLSDYSLAQRKVPSLASPSAIQQLLLQEDSLAASAESISHTPNPQNSSSSERRSVICDVSPSRRNTPERERGQCATIGPSVIQQSLSSSGPKEQKCNKENVNDKKEQETGDASKVKHTTDGQSSMPAKEEPSKSQHGPMDLNSELNRHNSGKGNDTASNPLYHSHQHHLSSNPLSSPPRCKPYTQTDTSFAAYGFGDTVEESKMNTHHPFHTLTSPSHVPPPANKLQTYTHPLSLQHPHTMEDRFDWPANTTRPKDITIHYNSIQNSDQKFKIQSPSDVLPNQHHLPRQHSYPGSHYDMKLWESYAEKERAGNQHLRSTVPCESGGTQPAPVSAPKTLEVETSQEITEESAKAFHPAAAASATGPGGPNSSNTAPGIHQGNRPTKPGGSSETNPLMMRRRVRSFISPIPAKRLHQDFPSHRGGPPYHSPVSQSESRHLNESDSVNVDPCPKLSSPSTPYPTPSANSPPHGKTKILPPRRGRGLKLEAIVQKITPNKKLSYSNSHIDADFPDISHYSSDIPDPEIGVTFSTTPHREGGCLPYLDESHSLDDLLPYRAEDAYSCDSQVLKQSMTGSTSSTLRNLPTDFDFGLGTAVSSGPGTSEADKDDFTLLGPLPPPPPLPRPVQGSPPPSSSVLSDIQQFTNTYQQLETRRGEQSAANLLRQKLQETGIGFDDYGGDFYGAAPHSQSPGHHLLSRPPQHQLTSARMADCKPPDSIVPKGYFPSGKKKGRPVGSVNKQKRVQVHVQPAMANAPAAPPHSPPPPPHSPPPPPPHAVAPAAAPHTTPNSSTTEEAVTASVLPDQKTCPSLDLAIQTQPIKVDVESEDNQPEADIKPVKHRQRKGKEGSEETGSRGRQWRRRRGLAPKEDLDPPTGSGGNAGMSGTLQDTRKKVFSPYIHVERKIAEIGAVCTIVNSEDEKSKGKVTGFGEDGPSAVVLASQMIRKEKEIERLQEKGNVEQSESAMQSGKLLPTSGYVLLGPVISETGHTGRFLCCLCQKWANYKNLGDLYGPFYPAEYAAKFPKNQPQIRQILSHSGAANTGSNLSSISAELTASDTLHPPNIKSVDSDCIVSQTTTLVSPATSVGMASPPAGEDLPCQSAKMSSSPPAQNWDPMPDVASVTLKPPDLEIEITQKQKPEDPQQRPQHRKLTSHPRFKRRHKSGDGLPRTIPINSKASLPFQPPPPSLDALGPQLAQLPLVPLDPSELWVHESCIVWTSGVYLVNGRLYGLQEALDGAREMNCSHCEMAGSTLGCYSKGCTLRFHHPCAVEAECYLNEDNFSLRCPKHKLTSRPAKPAVAYQEQSERG from the exons ATGCAGAACTTTCCCAAcagtccagctcctcctccagggTTTCCCAGCAGGGGTGGGAACATGGTGAGCTCCCTCTACCCACCGCATGTGTCTGAGCCTCAAATATCCCCCAGGACCACAGAGGACTATGGTGCCCTGCAGAGTCACAGCCAACATCTACACATGCGGGCTCAACACCCAGTGCAGGTGCCTCACATACACGGCTATGGGTCCAGACGAGGCACAGGGGAGATACACCACAGTGGAAACAGTAGCAGCTCTTACCGAAAAGAGAGTATGGACTACTATTTCTCTGTGAGTGGCAGAGATCGCaacagaagaggaggaggggcgtATGGAGCAGGATTTGGATACTCAAACATGGATGGGCCCATACCTCACCAGTACAGACACGTGTCTGGGTCAGGGTCGTCCTCCGGCCTCATGTCCGCCTATCCCATGGACTACAGTGCCAGTGCATCTTCTAGTAATAGTGCTGCTGCTTCATTTTCTCCTTCACAACAGTTTAGTGTGTCTGCAGTACCACCTGCTTCAGGTGCTGATGTGCATCAGCATCAAGCCAGCCAGAAATACCCCTCGCATCAGGGGCACCATCAAGGTCATCGCACCTATTCTCTCCCTGGACACAGAATACCGTCTCAGTTTGGTCACTACCCTTCTCTTAATGCACCCACAGCATCAGCTGGAATGTACAACTCTCCACCACAACGCTATGACACCAGCAGCACTGGCAGTATGGACTCCAAAATCAATAACTCACCCACTCAGTCTAATCCAAATTCTTCTACTGGTTCTGCCACTTCAAACAACTCCGGGCATCATGAAAATGTGACACAGAATTATCCGTCCTCTTCCCATCCTCCCTATTCGCCTCAGTCCCATCCTGCTCATAAACATGCCTCTCGTCGCACATCACAGCACAGTCTTGGAGCAGGGTATGATGGGTATGATGCCTCCTTGAAGATGCAACATGTACCTCCTGGCCATGCACACCCTAAAAATCCTCAGTCCTCTGTCTCCTTAAGCCCTACCACACCACTCCATTCCTCTCAAGACATATCCAGATCTCCAATGCACTCCCAGAACCAGCAGACACACGTGAGTCAGAACTTCAGCCCGGTATCTAACCCTTCTCCTGCTCCGTCTGTCATCCACTCCCCCAGCTACAGTTCTTCTTCATCCCCTCTCACGGGGGTTTCAGAGGGCAACACTGCTCCTCCCAGCTGCCCTTCTGTTCAAGCACCATCACAGTCCTCACTCTTACACCCACGTGGCTGCCGCAGTCATGCCAGGCCCTCCCAGACCATGACTCAGCTCAGCCCCACTCCCAGCTCcaacagcagcatcagtagttgTGGTAGCAGTGCAGGTAGCAAAGCTACTGGTATGAATGCAAATGCCCTAAATCAACATCGAATGGGAGTAGGTTGTCGTGGTGGACAACGGGAAGAAGGCACTTCGTCTTTGTACCCACAGGACAAGATCTCACAGGACCCTGGTCTGAATAGTCTCAATGCCCTAACATCACAAGTGGCTAATTTACCCAATACAGTGCAACATATGCAGCTGACAGATACTGTGCTCTCTCAGAAGAAAAGCAAAGATAGTTCCCATCAGCCTAATTCACAGCATTCGGCTGCCAACCAACTAAAACCTCGAAATACTAGCATTGCCGGCCATTCCTCTGCAAATGAAGACAGTGGAGATATTTTGGGATCTAAGCCAGAGGAGGTCAGAAAGGATCACACTAACCAGTCAGAACTTGAGAAAGTGAGACCTACAGGGGGAGCTGGGACGGAAGTGAAGCCAGCCAGCTGCTATTCTGCCCCTCAGAGCCAAATCCACCAAGAACAGAGTCGTCCTGGGCTGCATGTACACGTGAAGAGTAGAGTCACTGAAGCATCTGGTAAGCAATCATGTAGTCAGGTTTCAAAACCTTTTGATAAGACCTCAGAAACTCAAATcccatcttcttcttctccccCTTCTGCAGAACCGAGCCCAGATGCACCTGCTTGTCCTCCTTCTTCTGCCCTGTTGATCTCTAGATCGTctcctacacaacacacacgcccaAACTATACAGCTGAACTCGATCACAGTCACAGTGATGACAGGAGTGGACTGAAGAACAAAAATAACCCAGATATTAAAGATGAAAGAAACACAGTTGAACCTGAAGAACTGCCCAACCAAGAACCAGATCAAGGAAAACATATCCAGAACATAGTCAGTGTAAAGGTAGAACATTCAAGCCCAACTAAACAAAATAATAGtgataaaaatgaaaataaaagcaACACGCAACATTTTTCTAGAAAGACCTTAAGCTCTCCAGAACAGTCTAACGTTGGAGTTATTGGAGTTATTGTTTCTGCACGTTCTGAACAAAACCCTGAGGCAACTAAACATACTGAGGCCATGTCTCCACACTGTGCTGCTAATTATCACCTTGGCAAACTCGGCTACTCTGATGAGAAACATTCCATTAACATGTTTAGAGATTCTGGGAGTCACAATGGCAATGGGGACACCAGTGTGGAAACATACACGGCACCTTATGATGTGTCCCCTAAAATTGAGCTTGGGCAGAGTGTGTCCTCAAATCACTGTCACCTTGGTCCTTATAAATATGGAACTTCTGAGATGCCATATAATACCTGCACAGGTGTGAAGAACAAGGGAAGGGCTGGAGTGGTGGGACCAAGATACCAAGATTACCATCACACACAGTCTAACTTTGGTTCAGGGGCTAGAAAGGATGCCGGCGTTCTAGCAGTGGGTGGTAGAAGTGGCATAGGACCAAGAGGCCAGGAGAGTCATTCTCAGTTGCAGCAACCATATCCCAGTCTTTTGCAAGAGGTTCTCCAAGGTTATCATTTAGATCGACGCTATGGACGCTCTGAACAAGCATCTACTGTTCACCACCAGCCACAAAATATGTCCCAGCCCCATTATCATACTAGACTTCCCTATCGTATGATTGAGAGCATAAGATCTCATGGGATGAGTCAGTCTGTTATGGGAGGTGCCAGTATTCATCCTCAAATGGCCTTGGGAAAGCCTCATACTCACAGTCAGAGTCAAGAAGCTGAACATGAGATGGTCCTGGGCCTCCTTCACCCTCCTTGGGATTCTGAAGCACAAAAGCCAAAGGTGGACCATGGAATGTCTCTGGAGAAGGGCACAACAGTGTCCCCTAGCAATGCCGCCCTTTTGCAGCAATGCTCCGATGCCTCTGCAGGTCCTGCTAAGCACATTAATTTGTCAGACTATTCCTTAGCTCAGAGGAAAGTCCCCAGTCTCGCCTCCCCGTCTGCCATTCAGCAGCTGCTTCTACAGGAAGACTCGCTTGCTGCTAGTGCAGAATCCATAAGTCATACCCCGAACCCTCAGAACTCCTCATCCTCAGAAAGGCGCTCTGTGATCTGTGATGTGTCCCCATCTCGACGAAATAcaccagaaagagagaggggtcagTGTGCAACTATAGGACCCTCAGTTATTCAGCAGTCTCTTTCATCCTCTGGACCGAAGGAGCAAAAATGCAATAAGGAGAATGTGAATGATAAAAAAGAGCAAGAAACAGGTGATGCTTCAAAGGTCAAACACACCACAGATGGACAAAGTTCCATGCCAGCCAAGGAAGAGCCTAGCAAGTCCCAGCATGGCCCCATGGATCTGAATTCTGAGTTGAATAGACACAATAGTGGCAAAGGAAACGACACCGCAAGCAACCCTTTATACCACTCTCATCAGCACCATCTCTCTTCTAACCCCCTGTCATCACCTCCCAGATGCAAACCATATACCCAGACTGATACCAGTTTTGCTGCCTATGGGTTTGGTGATACAGTAGAAGAATCCAAAATGAACACTCATCATCCTTTCCATACATTAACATCTCCAAGTCATGTCCCTCCCCCAGCTAACAAattacaaacatatacacacccgCTCTCTCTTCAGCACCCTCACACCATGGAGGACAGATTTGATTGGCCTGCTAACACTACTAGACCTAAAGATATTACCATCCATTATAACTCTATCcaaaattctgaccaaaaatttaaaattcagtctccTTCTGATGTTTTGCCTAATCAGCATCATTTGCCAAGACAGCATTCTTACCCTGGCTCTCATTATGATATGAAACTGTGGGAATCTTATGCTGAAAAAGAAAGAGCTGGTAACCAACATCTACGATCTACAGTTCCTTGTGAGTCTGGTGGCACACAACCAGCACCTGTCAGTGCTCCCAAGACACTGGAGGTAGAAACTTCTCAAGAGATTACAGAAGAATCGGCCAAAGCATTCCACCCTGCTGCCGCTGCCAGTGCTACTGGTCCAGGTGGTCCCAACAGCAGTAATACAGCCCCGGGTATTCACCAAGGGAATCGCCCAACTAAACCTGGAGGGTCATCAGAAACAAACCCTTTAATGATGAGAAGGAGAGTTCGTTCTTTTATTTCTCCAATTCCAGCCAAGAGGCTGCATCAGGACTTTCCCAGTCACAGGGGTGGGCCACCCTACCATTCTCCAGTATCCCAGTCTGAATCTAGACATCTAAATGAAAGTGATTCAGTGAATGTAGACCCTTGTCCCAAACTGTCTTCCCCTAGCACACCATATCCAACACCCAGCGCTAATTCACCCCCACATGGGAAAACAAAGATTCTGCCTCCAAGGAGGGGCCGGGGTTTAAAACTGGAAGCAATAGTACAAAAAATTACCCCAAATAAAAAATTAAGTTACAGTAACAGCCACATAGATGCTGATTTCCCAGATATATCACATTACAGCTCTGACATACCTGACCCAGAGATTGGAGTGACGTTCTCTACTACGCCTCACAGAGAAGGTGGTTGTTTGCCTTATCTTGACGAATCTCACTCTTTAGATGATCTTTTGCCCTACAGAGCCGAAGATGCATATTCTTGTGATTCTCAAGTTCTCAAACAGAGCATGACAGGATCCACCAGTAGTACCCTAAGAAACTTGCCAACAGACTTTGACTTTGGGTTAGGCACGGCTGTATCTTCTGGACCTGGGACCAGTGAAGCTGATAAGGATGACTTTACGCTACTGGGACCcctgcccccaccaccaccGTTACCTCGCCCTGTGCAAGGCTCTCCCCCTCCATCCTCATCTGTGTTATCTGATATACAGCAATTCACCAACACTTACCAACAGTTGGAGACAAGGCGAGGGGAGCAGTCTGCTGCTAACCTGCTAAGGCAGAAACTTCAAGAGACTGGCATAGGTTTTGATGATTATGGAGGGGATTTTTATGGAGCAGCCCCCCATAGCCAAAGCCCAGGACATCACCTTCTCTCTCGGCCTCCACAGCATCAGTTAACCTCTGCCAGAATGGCAGACTGCAAACCACCAGACAGCATTGTTCCCAAGGGGTATTTCCCCTCCGGCAAAAAAAAGGGGCGGCCAGTAGGAAGTGTGAATAAACAAAAACGTGTGCAAGTCCATGTCCAGCCTGCCATGGCTAACGCTCCTGCAGCCCCCCCTCACtcgcctccccctccccctcactcccctccccctcccccgccccacGCTGTGGCTCCTGCTGctgctccacacaccacaccaaacTCCAGCACCACAGAGGAAGCAGTCACAGCTTCTGTACTACCTGATCAGAAAACCTGTCCGTCTCTCGATCTTGCTATTCAGACCCAGCCAATAAAGGTGGATGTGGAGAGTGAGGACAACCAGCCCGAGGCAGACATAAAGCCAGTAAAGCACAGACAGAGGAAGGGGAAAGAGGGGAGCGAGGAGACTGGTTCAAGAGGCAGGCagtggagaaggaggagaggactGGCCCCTAAAGAAGACCTGGATCCACCAACCGGCAGTGGAGGAAATGCTGGCATGAGTGGAACTTTACAAGACACCAGAAAAAAGGTTTTCTCTCCATACATACATGTAGAAAGAAAAATTGCTGAGATTGGAGCTGTGTGTACCATAGTCAACTCTGAGGATGAGAAATCGAAAGGCAAAGTCACTGGTTTTGGAGAAGATGGTCCTTCAGCTGTTGTTCTTGCATCCCAGATGAtcagaaaagagaaagaaattgAGAGGCTACAGGAAAAGGGGAATGTTGAACAATCTGAATCAGCCATGCAGTCAGGAAAGTTACTTCCTACATCTGGATATGTCCTGCTAGGCCCTGTGATATCTGAAACTGGCCACACTGGTCGTTTTTTATGTTGCCTTTGTCAGAAATGGGCTAATTACAAGAACCTTGGAGATCTCTATGGACCATTCTATCCAGCTGAGTATGCTGCCAAGTTCCCAAAGAACCAACCTCAAATTCGACAGATCTTGTCACACTCTGGTGCAGCTAATACTGGATCAAATTTGTCTTCTATTTCAGCAGAATTAACTGCCTCTGATACTCTGCATCCTCCTAACATCAAATCAGTAGACAGTGATTGCATTGTAAGTCAAACCACAACCCTTGTGTCTCCTGCTACTAGTGTTGGCATGGCTTCTCCACCAGCGGGTGAAGACCTGCCGTGCCAGAGTGCCAAAATGAGCAGTTCTCCACCAGCACAAAACTGGGATCCGATGCCAGATGTTGCATCTGTGACATTAAAGCCACCTGACCTGGAGATCGAGATCACCCAGAAACAAAAGCCAGAAGACCCTCAGCAAAGACCGCAGCACAGAAAACTGACTTCCCATCCCCGTTTTAAAAGAAGACACAAATCCGGTGATGGTTTGCCGCGCACTATTCCCATCAACAGTAAAGCGTCGCTGCCGTTCCAGCCCCCTCCGCCCAGCCTGGATGCCCTGGGGCCCCAGCTGGCCCAGCTGCCTCTGGTTCCTTTAGATCCCAGTGAGCTGTGGGTGCACGAGAGCTGCATTGTCTGGACTAGTGGGGTGTACTTGGTCAACGGGAGACTGTATGGCTTGCAGGAGGCACTAGATGGTGCCAGAGAAATG AACTGTTCTCATTGTGAAATGGCTGGTTCCACCCTGGGCTGCTACAGTAAAGGGTGCACACTGCGGTTCCATCACCCATGTGCTGTGGAGGCAG AGTGCTATCTAAATGAAGACAATTTCTCTTTGAGGTGTCCAAAGCACAAG CTCACCAGTAGACCAGCTAAGCCTGCAGTTGCGTATCAGGAGCAGTCAGAACGGGGTTGA